A window of the Euwallacea fornicatus isolate EFF26 chromosome 15, ASM4011564v1, whole genome shotgun sequence genome harbors these coding sequences:
- the LOC136343729 gene encoding zinc finger protein 679-like isoform X1: MDFHNVCRTCLRAPKRAKNLFEDGKDLLQKIQTISSIVIEENCDLPKQICEDCLININNFYNFRKVVINTNHDLKARLQTFKQAHCSFKPCRNSKKIDLPNEPIVLEVEKNLDSHNHTSLKDDPHPTIKDSDALLRALAMKQIYKCGECEQLFNSKLKLYNHRRSEHVSPGVCNICGVVVRADNLSKHIKLHSETPIKCEECGKVFKNSESLRSHKFLHLGNCYTCEFCGKCFKLRGEHTRHLKLHSDPDARKTTCSHCGKKVRDLKKHMLTHTGQKPYICKYCNKGFTSTYALKVHIRQHTNERPYICNYCGDAFPQKVSLMTHLKSKHSIV; encoded by the exons ATGGACTTTCACAATGTGTGCAGGACTTGTCTGCGAGCCCCAAAAAGGGCTAAAAACCTATTTGAAGATGGGAAGGACCTGCTCCAGAAAATCCAGACAATTTCCTCAATTGTG ATTGAAGAAAACTGTGACCTCCCAAAACAAATCTGTGAGGATTGCCTTATCAACATTAATAACTTCTACAATTTTCGCAAAGTGGTTATTAACACAAATCATGACTTAAAAGCCCGACTGCAAACTTTCAAGCAGGCACACTGTTCATTTAAACCATGCAGAAATAgtaagaaaattgatttaccTAATGAGCCCATAGTTCTCGAAGTTGAAAAGAATTTAGACTCTCATAACCACACATCTTTAAAAGATGATCCACATCCTACAATAAAAGACAGTGATGCACTTCTAAGAGCTCTAGCTATGAAACAGATCTATAAATGTGGTGAATGTGAACagttatttaattcaaaacttaAACTTTACAATCATAGAAGATCAGAACACGTTTCCCCAGGGGTATGCAACATTTGTGGAGTAGTAGTTAGAGCTGACAATCTAAGCAAACACATTAAATTACATTCAGAAACTCCTATTAAATGTGAAGAGTGCGGGAAGGTATTCAAAAACTCTGAATCTCTCAGATCACACAAATTTCTACATCTGGGCAATTGTTACACATGCGAATTTTGTGGGAAGTGTTTTAAGTTGAGAGGAGAGCACACAAGACATCTTAAACTGCATAGTG accCAGATGCGCGGAAAACGACCTGCTCTCATTGTGGTAAAAAAGTTCGTGATCTTAAGAAACATATGCTGACTCACACAGGGCAAAAACCTTATATCTGCAAGTATTGTAATAAGGGTTTTACCAGTACATATGCTTTGAAGGTGCACATCAGGCAACATACCAATGAGCGACCTTATATTTGCAATTATTGTGGAGATGCATTTCCACAAAAAGTGTCATTAATGACACATTTAAAATCTAAGCATAGCATAGTGTAG
- the LOC136343729 gene encoding zinc finger protein 679-like isoform X3 encodes MDFHNVCRTCLRAPKRAKNLFEDGKDLLQKIQTISSIIEENCDLPKQICEDCLININNFYNFRKVVINTNHDLKARLQTFKQAHCSFKPCRNSKKIDLPNEPIVLEVEKNLDSHNHTSLKDDPHPTIKDSDALLRALAMKQIYKCGECEQLFNSKLKLYNHRRSEHVSPGVCNICGVVVRADNLSKHIKLHSETPIKCEECGKVFKNSESLRSHKFLHLGNCYTCEFCGKCFKLRGEHTRHLKLHSDPDARKTTCSHCGKKVRDLKKHMLTHTGQKPYICKYCNKGFTSTYALKVHIRQHTNERPYICNYCGDAFPQKVSLMTHLKSKHSIV; translated from the exons ATGGACTTTCACAATGTGTGCAGGACTTGTCTGCGAGCCCCAAAAAGGGCTAAAAACCTATTTGAAGATGGGAAGGACCTGCTCCAGAAAATCCAGACAATTTCCTCAATT ATTGAAGAAAACTGTGACCTCCCAAAACAAATCTGTGAGGATTGCCTTATCAACATTAATAACTTCTACAATTTTCGCAAAGTGGTTATTAACACAAATCATGACTTAAAAGCCCGACTGCAAACTTTCAAGCAGGCACACTGTTCATTTAAACCATGCAGAAATAgtaagaaaattgatttaccTAATGAGCCCATAGTTCTCGAAGTTGAAAAGAATTTAGACTCTCATAACCACACATCTTTAAAAGATGATCCACATCCTACAATAAAAGACAGTGATGCACTTCTAAGAGCTCTAGCTATGAAACAGATCTATAAATGTGGTGAATGTGAACagttatttaattcaaaacttaAACTTTACAATCATAGAAGATCAGAACACGTTTCCCCAGGGGTATGCAACATTTGTGGAGTAGTAGTTAGAGCTGACAATCTAAGCAAACACATTAAATTACATTCAGAAACTCCTATTAAATGTGAAGAGTGCGGGAAGGTATTCAAAAACTCTGAATCTCTCAGATCACACAAATTTCTACATCTGGGCAATTGTTACACATGCGAATTTTGTGGGAAGTGTTTTAAGTTGAGAGGAGAGCACACAAGACATCTTAAACTGCATAGTG accCAGATGCGCGGAAAACGACCTGCTCTCATTGTGGTAAAAAAGTTCGTGATCTTAAGAAACATATGCTGACTCACACAGGGCAAAAACCTTATATCTGCAAGTATTGTAATAAGGGTTTTACCAGTACATATGCTTTGAAGGTGCACATCAGGCAACATACCAATGAGCGACCTTATATTTGCAATTATTGTGGAGATGCATTTCCACAAAAAGTGTCATTAATGACACATTTAAAATCTAAGCATAGCATAGTGTAG
- the LOC136343729 gene encoding zinc finger protein 679-like isoform X2 encodes MDFHNVCRTCLRAPKRAKNLFEDGKDLLQKIQTISSIVIEENCDLPKQICEDCLININNFYNFRKVVINTNHDLKARLQTFKQAHCSFKPCRNSKKIDLPNEPIVLEVEKNLDSHNHTSLKDDPHPTIKDSDALLRALAMKQIYKCGECEQLFNSKLKLYNHRRSEHVSPGVCNICGVVVRADNLSKHIKLHSETPIKCEECGKVFKNSESLRSHKFLHLGNCYTCEFCGKCFKLRGEHTRHLKLHNPDARKTTCSHCGKKVRDLKKHMLTHTGQKPYICKYCNKGFTSTYALKVHIRQHTNERPYICNYCGDAFPQKVSLMTHLKSKHSIV; translated from the exons ATGGACTTTCACAATGTGTGCAGGACTTGTCTGCGAGCCCCAAAAAGGGCTAAAAACCTATTTGAAGATGGGAAGGACCTGCTCCAGAAAATCCAGACAATTTCCTCAATTGTG ATTGAAGAAAACTGTGACCTCCCAAAACAAATCTGTGAGGATTGCCTTATCAACATTAATAACTTCTACAATTTTCGCAAAGTGGTTATTAACACAAATCATGACTTAAAAGCCCGACTGCAAACTTTCAAGCAGGCACACTGTTCATTTAAACCATGCAGAAATAgtaagaaaattgatttaccTAATGAGCCCATAGTTCTCGAAGTTGAAAAGAATTTAGACTCTCATAACCACACATCTTTAAAAGATGATCCACATCCTACAATAAAAGACAGTGATGCACTTCTAAGAGCTCTAGCTATGAAACAGATCTATAAATGTGGTGAATGTGAACagttatttaattcaaaacttaAACTTTACAATCATAGAAGATCAGAACACGTTTCCCCAGGGGTATGCAACATTTGTGGAGTAGTAGTTAGAGCTGACAATCTAAGCAAACACATTAAATTACATTCAGAAACTCCTATTAAATGTGAAGAGTGCGGGAAGGTATTCAAAAACTCTGAATCTCTCAGATCACACAAATTTCTACATCTGGGCAATTGTTACACATGCGAATTTTGTGGGAAGTGTTTTAAGTTGAGAGGAGAGCACACAAGACATCTTAAACTGCATA accCAGATGCGCGGAAAACGACCTGCTCTCATTGTGGTAAAAAAGTTCGTGATCTTAAGAAACATATGCTGACTCACACAGGGCAAAAACCTTATATCTGCAAGTATTGTAATAAGGGTTTTACCAGTACATATGCTTTGAAGGTGCACATCAGGCAACATACCAATGAGCGACCTTATATTTGCAATTATTGTGGAGATGCATTTCCACAAAAAGTGTCATTAATGACACATTTAAAATCTAAGCATAGCATAGTGTAG